A genomic window from Arthrobacter sp. FW305-BF8 includes:
- a CDS encoding glycosyltransferase family 2 protein — MDRHTSANWASGQISEDAVVDVLIPTCNRPAELAVTLAGLAAQQGPAFRLVVSDQSDGLPAWEHPPAAALLRVLRAQGTQVDLHRHLPRRGLAEHRQFALEQARTDKVLFLDDDVWLEPGALNRMSEALDTLGCGFVGMAPQGLSFLNDRRPEQTRTFEPWQGRVTPERIRPGDEAFQRWPLHNAANLSHLSAELGLESGQWVPYKVAWLGGCTMFRREALEETGGFRFWTQLPPEHCGEDVVAQWRVMERFGGAGILPTGAVHLESPTTVTDRRVEAFDIVLADSPEDATHQLAERY; from the coding sequence ATGGATCGCCACACATCCGCCAACTGGGCCTCCGGCCAGATTTCCGAGGACGCCGTCGTGGACGTCCTCATTCCCACCTGCAACCGGCCCGCCGAGCTGGCCGTCACCCTCGCCGGGCTTGCAGCACAGCAGGGTCCGGCCTTTCGGCTGGTGGTCAGCGACCAGTCGGACGGGCTGCCGGCCTGGGAGCATCCTCCGGCGGCCGCCCTGCTCCGCGTGCTCCGTGCGCAGGGCACCCAGGTCGATCTGCACCGCCACCTGCCGCGCCGCGGCCTCGCCGAACACCGCCAGTTCGCACTCGAGCAGGCCCGGACGGACAAAGTGCTCTTCCTCGATGACGATGTCTGGCTCGAACCGGGTGCGCTGAACAGGATGAGTGAAGCCCTCGATACCCTGGGCTGCGGCTTTGTGGGAATGGCACCGCAGGGGCTCTCCTTCCTGAACGACCGCCGCCCGGAACAGACCCGCACGTTTGAACCATGGCAGGGAAGGGTGACACCCGAGCGGATCCGCCCCGGCGACGAGGCCTTCCAGCGCTGGCCGCTGCACAATGCGGCGAACCTGAGCCATCTGAGCGCCGAACTGGGACTGGAATCCGGGCAATGGGTGCCGTACAAGGTGGCTTGGCTGGGCGGGTGCACCATGTTCCGCCGCGAGGCCCTGGAGGAGACTGGCGGGTTCCGGTTCTGGACTCAGTTGCCGCCCGAGCACTGCGGTGAGGACGTCGTGGCCCAGTGGCGGGTGATGGAAAGGTTCGGCGGCGCGGGAATCCTTCCCACGGGCGCCGTCCACCTGGAATCCCCCACCACGGTCACGGACCGCCGGGTGGAAGCCTTTGACATCGTGCTGGCGGACAGCCCGGAGGATGCAACCCACCAACTAGCCGAAAGGTACTGA
- a CDS encoding DUF2795 domain-containing protein produces MAETPNPIQIQKFLSGIDYPASRQTLISRAKESGADSNVLDALQSIPDREYGSPTAVSSAVSDV; encoded by the coding sequence ATGGCCGAGACACCGAACCCCATCCAGATCCAGAAGTTCCTGAGCGGGATCGACTACCCCGCGAGCCGCCAAACCCTCATCTCCCGGGCCAAGGAGTCCGGCGCAGACAGCAACGTCCTGGACGCGCTGCAGAGTATTCCGGACAGGGAATATGGCAGCCCGACGGCGGTGAGTTCCGCCGTCTCGGACGTCTAG
- a CDS encoding RNA-binding S4 domain-containing protein yields the protein MSSLSSSPATVRVDAWLWAIRAYKTRSAATAACRAGHVRINGNPAKASQSLVPGDTVRVRQPGYERILEVRQLIAKRVGAEAASHCFTDHTPPRPVAPALGLPQRDRGTGRPTKKDRREMERLRGPG from the coding sequence ATGAGCAGCCTTTCCTCGTCCCCCGCCACTGTCCGCGTCGACGCCTGGCTATGGGCGATCCGCGCCTACAAGACCAGGTCCGCCGCCACCGCCGCGTGCCGTGCCGGGCATGTGCGCATCAACGGCAACCCGGCCAAGGCCTCGCAGTCGCTCGTCCCCGGCGATACCGTGCGCGTCCGGCAACCCGGTTATGAGCGCATCCTCGAGGTGCGCCAGCTTATCGCCAAGCGGGTGGGTGCAGAGGCAGCGTCGCACTGTTTCACGGACCACACGCCACCCCGGCCCGTGGCGCCGGCGCTCGGGCTGCCGCAGCGGGACCGCGGGACCGGCCGGCCCACCAAGAAGGACCGCCGCGAAATGGAACGCCTGCGCGGACCGGGCTGA
- a CDS encoding dihydrofolate reductase family protein yields the protein MKLTVHTFVSLDGVMQGPGGRDEDTSGGFEFGGWLVPLFDEDMGRIVNGWFAEADAILLGRTTYQMFQPYWEQVTDPGDAVATALNSLPKYVVSSTLTEATWNNTSILPANFLEAVDDLKAGPGRELQVHGSYRLVRALHDAGLVDEYRLIIFPVVLGQGKRLFEPGVTPSAFTLAGSKATSSGAVHLTLLPAAFGAADLEVGEFEVREGREQVKD from the coding sequence ATGAAACTCACCGTTCACACCTTCGTGAGCCTCGACGGCGTCATGCAGGGCCCGGGCGGCCGGGACGAGGACACCAGCGGCGGCTTCGAATTCGGCGGCTGGCTGGTGCCGCTGTTCGACGAGGACATGGGCAGGATCGTGAACGGGTGGTTCGCCGAAGCGGATGCGATTCTGCTCGGCCGCACCACCTACCAGATGTTCCAGCCCTACTGGGAGCAGGTCACGGACCCGGGCGACGCCGTAGCCACGGCGCTCAACAGCCTCCCCAAGTACGTGGTGTCCTCAACGCTGACCGAAGCGACCTGGAACAACACCTCCATCCTTCCCGCGAACTTCCTCGAAGCCGTGGATGACCTCAAAGCGGGCCCGGGCCGGGAGCTCCAGGTTCACGGCAGCTACCGGCTGGTCCGGGCCCTGCACGACGCCGGCCTGGTGGACGAGTACCGGCTGATCATCTTCCCTGTGGTCTTGGGCCAGGGCAAGCGGCTTTTCGAACCCGGCGTCACGCCGTCGGCCTTCACCCTGGCCGGGAGTAAAGCGACGTCGTCAGGTGCCGTCCACCTGACCCTCCTGCCCGCCGCCTTTGGCGCCGCCGACCTGGAGGTAGGGGAGTTCGAGGTGCGGGAAGGCCGGGAGCAGGTTAAGGACTGA
- a CDS encoding DUF4389 domain-containing protein, with protein sequence MKPGRMVMLVLGTLAALLGLGLLAGAAGVGWLNFQQRDEGYFTTQSHRFDAASSAITTAGLDVMVRGRLPDVIPSQTAGSVLLRGSAASPGQGIFIGIAPQQDAARYLEGVKRSEIRELNLRPFRVDYTEVPGTRTPARPGAQNFWVTSAEGTGTQELKWNILPGSWTVVVMNADATAPVSVDLQAGVRSDLLWPLFLWLLIAGIVLLAIGVPLIVAGAMGLGRHGPPPHLPPGQYPPGQYPAGHPLAGHTPPVENPTAGPPAAAGATGPLASSAVPDGSAGGSAGPPGMQPGPYPAAAYPAAGYPAPGYPAPAGGAGAPPPPAVVDQFENPRYPARLTGHIDPALSRWMWLVKWFLAIPHLIVLFFLWFALIITSIVAWFAILFTARYPHSLFNFNVGVLRWSWRVSFYAFTAIGTDRYPPFTLARTDYPADFDVDYPDHLSRGLVLVKSWLLAIPHLLIVGVLAGSTRTWVASSDDDFAGGAGRYTAGSAVSLLTLLAFIAGVILLFTGRYLRTLFDLLIGLNRWVYRVAAYVALMRDEYPPFRLDMGPADPGERPVASPQTTPPRGPS encoded by the coding sequence GTGAAACCTGGCCGCATGGTGATGCTCGTCCTCGGTACACTCGCCGCGCTCCTCGGACTGGGGCTGCTGGCAGGCGCAGCCGGGGTGGGCTGGCTCAACTTCCAGCAGCGCGACGAAGGATACTTCACCACTCAATCGCACCGGTTCGACGCCGCGTCCTCCGCCATCACCACGGCGGGGCTGGACGTCATGGTCAGGGGCAGGCTCCCGGACGTCATTCCGTCTCAAACGGCCGGCAGCGTCCTGCTCCGCGGATCGGCGGCCAGCCCGGGCCAGGGGATCTTCATTGGCATCGCACCGCAGCAGGACGCGGCGCGTTATCTCGAGGGAGTCAAGCGTTCCGAGATCCGCGAGCTGAATCTACGGCCCTTTAGGGTCGATTACACCGAAGTGCCGGGAACGCGGACCCCTGCCCGCCCCGGTGCCCAAAATTTCTGGGTCACATCCGCCGAGGGCACCGGCACGCAGGAACTCAAGTGGAACATCCTTCCCGGCAGCTGGACCGTGGTGGTCATGAACGCCGACGCCACCGCCCCGGTTTCCGTGGATCTGCAGGCCGGCGTCCGCTCCGACCTGCTGTGGCCTCTGTTCCTGTGGCTGCTCATTGCCGGGATCGTGCTGCTGGCCATCGGAGTGCCGCTGATCGTTGCAGGGGCGATGGGACTCGGACGGCACGGGCCGCCACCGCATCTTCCCCCCGGCCAGTATCCGCCCGGCCAGTATCCCGCCGGCCATCCCCTGGCGGGGCATACTCCACCGGTGGAAAACCCGACGGCGGGGCCTCCCGCCGCTGCCGGTGCCACCGGGCCGCTCGCCAGTTCTGCCGTGCCGGACGGAAGTGCAGGTGGCAGCGCTGGTCCTCCCGGCATGCAGCCGGGACCGTACCCGGCAGCTGCTTACCCGGCCGCCGGCTACCCGGCACCCGGTTATCCCGCCCCAGCTGGCGGGGCGGGCGCACCGCCGCCGCCCGCCGTCGTCGACCAGTTTGAGAACCCGAGGTACCCGGCCCGCCTGACCGGACACATCGACCCGGCCCTGTCCCGGTGGATGTGGCTGGTCAAATGGTTCCTGGCCATCCCGCACCTGATCGTCCTGTTCTTCCTCTGGTTCGCACTGATCATCACCAGCATCGTGGCGTGGTTCGCGATCCTGTTTACCGCCCGCTACCCGCATTCGCTGTTCAATTTCAACGTGGGCGTGCTGCGCTGGAGCTGGCGGGTGTCCTTCTACGCCTTCACGGCGATCGGAACGGACCGCTACCCGCCCTTCACCCTAGCCCGCACCGACTACCCGGCCGACTTTGACGTCGACTATCCGGACCACCTCTCGCGCGGCCTGGTGCTGGTGAAGTCCTGGCTGCTCGCCATTCCGCACCTCCTGATTGTGGGTGTGCTGGCGGGATCCACGCGTACCTGGGTGGCGTCGTCGGATGACGACTTTGCCGGCGGCGCCGGCCGCTACACGGCAGGCAGCGCGGTCTCCCTGCTCACGCTCCTGGCCTTCATCGCCGGCGTCATTCTGCTGTTCACCGGCAGGTACCTCCGGACCCTGTTCGACCTGCTGATCGGCCTCAACCGCTGGGTTTACCGCGTTGCGGCTTACGTGGCCCTGATGCGGGACGAGTATCCTCCGTTCCGGCTCGACATGGGCCCTGCCGATCCCGGGGAACGCCCGGTGGCGAGTCCGCAAACCACTCCGCCAAGAGGGCCGTCATGA
- a CDS encoding amidohydrolase — MPSSQDRPAGYDPAAQGTTSQDLLLASVRLPGDKECSDLHIRNGRVSAITAAGVRPGGFSGADAQVLDLEGRFVIPGLWDEHIHMTQWALAANRVDLSGAASASAAVELVRKQITAADPGAEPASTLVGAGFRDAIWDDAPSAQMLDDATRGVPTALVSHDLHCVWLNSVAARRFGVQLPPDGLLREEPAFALTRELGRLPDDVVDGWVGTAGREAAGRGVVGVVDLEMTWNRDVWLRRIGGGFHSLRIDAGVYPEDLERAAAAGMRTGQMADGGAGLLRVGPLKVLIDGSLNTRTAFCVAPYPHGGHGILTVSEPELVTLLARARETGFVPAVHAIGDGANKVALDAFAEVGIGGRIEHAQFVRQEDFARFGELGLTASVQPAHALDDRDAADTNWAGRTDRAFPLRSLLDGGARLALGSDAPVAALDPWLAMSAATVRARADGRGPWHPEQALTREEALLASTRGRGRIRAGDMADVAVLEADPLAVSDALFAAMPVAATLVAGRFTFRGPGV; from the coding sequence ATGCCTTCCAGCCAGGACCGCCCAGCAGGATACGACCCAGCGGCCCAAGGCACCACGTCACAGGACCTGCTGCTCGCGTCCGTGAGGCTGCCCGGTGACAAGGAGTGCTCCGACCTCCATATCCGCAACGGCCGGGTGTCCGCAATCACCGCAGCGGGGGTACGCCCCGGAGGTTTCAGCGGAGCGGATGCCCAGGTGCTGGATCTCGAGGGACGCTTCGTCATCCCCGGACTGTGGGACGAGCACATCCACATGACGCAGTGGGCCCTGGCCGCCAACCGGGTCGACCTGTCCGGTGCCGCTTCGGCGAGCGCCGCCGTCGAGCTTGTCCGGAAGCAGATTACCGCGGCGGACCCCGGAGCCGAACCGGCCAGTACTCTGGTGGGCGCCGGCTTCCGCGACGCCATTTGGGATGACGCCCCGAGCGCCCAAATGCTCGACGACGCCACCCGGGGAGTGCCCACCGCCCTGGTCAGCCATGACCTGCACTGTGTCTGGCTGAATTCGGTGGCCGCGCGGCGGTTCGGAGTTCAGCTCCCGCCAGACGGCCTGCTCCGTGAGGAACCGGCGTTCGCCCTCACGCGCGAACTCGGAAGGCTGCCCGACGACGTTGTGGACGGCTGGGTCGGCACGGCAGGCCGGGAAGCCGCCGGCCGCGGTGTTGTGGGCGTGGTGGACCTGGAGATGACGTGGAACCGCGACGTCTGGCTGCGCCGGATCGGCGGCGGATTCCACTCGTTGCGCATTGACGCGGGGGTGTACCCGGAGGATCTGGAGCGGGCCGCTGCTGCCGGGATGCGGACGGGACAAATGGCCGACGGCGGTGCTGGCCTTCTGCGGGTAGGTCCGCTGAAGGTGCTCATCGACGGCTCCCTTAACACGCGTACCGCCTTTTGTGTTGCCCCGTACCCGCACGGCGGGCACGGGATCCTGACGGTGAGCGAACCCGAACTGGTTACCCTGCTCGCCAGGGCCCGGGAGACGGGCTTCGTTCCGGCAGTCCATGCCATTGGTGACGGCGCCAACAAGGTTGCGCTGGATGCTTTCGCCGAAGTTGGGATCGGCGGCCGGATCGAGCACGCCCAGTTTGTACGGCAGGAGGACTTCGCCCGGTTCGGCGAGCTTGGCTTGACGGCCAGCGTCCAGCCCGCCCACGCGCTCGATGACCGCGACGCCGCTGACACCAACTGGGCCGGCCGCACGGACCGGGCCTTCCCGCTGCGCTCGCTGCTGGACGGCGGGGCGCGGCTGGCACTCGGTTCCGATGCACCGGTGGCGGCCCTGGACCCGTGGCTGGCGATGTCCGCCGCGACCGTGCGCGCACGTGCAGACGGACGCGGCCCATGGCACCCGGAGCAGGCCCTGACCCGCGAGGAAGCGCTGCTCGCCTCAACGCGTGGGCGCGGCCGGATCCGGGCCGGGGATATGGCAGATGTTGCCGTGCTGGAGGCTGATCCCCTTGCCGTATCCGATGCCTTGTTCGCCGCAATGCCCGTCGCCGCAACGCTCGTGGCCGGCCGGTTCACGTTCCGGGGCCCAGGGGTTTAG
- a CDS encoding uracil-DNA glycosylase, whose translation MTIDWDEKKALLQEPNIAAVTQLCDELMEKKPGSTVPYIDPVHDEDECRIVSLQVSPGKGTESGFVSHFNDDEAARRATQIYELAELDPRYVMPWNAYPWVRDPDMPSALSIQEKTDGLRPFRQFMKINRRVSAIIAHGTDAATFLTLFEKTYHSSLKNNGIKIYKASALGGRAFAVSEAKQEELLTKSVDVYKDAMQRAGIQHL comes from the coding sequence GTGACGATTGACTGGGACGAAAAGAAAGCCCTGCTACAGGAACCGAACATCGCAGCAGTGACGCAACTGTGCGATGAACTTATGGAGAAGAAGCCGGGATCGACCGTTCCTTATATCGACCCCGTCCATGACGAGGACGAATGCCGGATTGTCAGCCTCCAGGTCAGCCCGGGCAAGGGAACCGAATCCGGTTTCGTGTCCCATTTCAACGACGACGAGGCCGCCCGGCGGGCCACCCAGATCTACGAGCTCGCCGAACTGGATCCGCGCTACGTCATGCCGTGGAACGCCTACCCCTGGGTGCGCGACCCGGACATGCCCTCGGCCCTCAGCATCCAGGAGAAGACCGACGGCCTGCGCCCCTTCCGGCAGTTCATGAAGATCAACAGGCGCGTCTCGGCCATCATTGCCCACGGGACCGACGCCGCCACCTTCCTGACGCTCTTCGAGAAGACCTACCATTCCTCACTTAAGAACAACGGCATCAAAATCTACAAGGCCAGCGCGCTCGGCGGGCGGGCCTTTGCTGTTTCCGAGGCCAAGCAGGAAGAACTCCTGACCAAGAGCGTGGACGTCTACAAGGACGCCATGCAGCGCGCGGGCATCCAGCACCTTTAG
- a CDS encoding type II toxin-antitoxin system HipA family toxin: MRHRIADIYKQGVLAARLERHDGGTRFSYLPAYLQSGRPAVASSLPLSPAPVLSGAGAAPPYFTGLLPEGRRLNALRRSIKTSADDDLSLLIAAGGNPVGDVQIVGHGEPLDPEEHAVEVDPRRPVDFDELLGDSGLIDPVALAGVQDKLSAGMISTPVASAGRRFILKLNAPEFPHVVQNEFIMFRYAAKLRIPLSRVQLMRDVAGRPGLLVERFDRVPLEAGTAAGAPGGPDPVQRLAVEDGAQVLKLYPADKYNVGFGTVCHALADYCSAPLPALRNLAIQAAFALLSGNGDLHAKNVSMVQQPHGEWSIAPVYDIPSTVVYGDKTLALTLGGKRSGISRKHFLAWATGLGLPERTAVQAVDLALKAAGPLLADLEAGTAFASTAVTATATAATAAARTDDGGVSPFPDMVTRAWVKELKHRRRLLEG; encoded by the coding sequence GTGAGGCACCGCATCGCTGACATCTACAAGCAGGGCGTTCTGGCCGCCCGGCTGGAACGGCACGACGGCGGAACCAGGTTCAGCTATCTGCCCGCATACCTGCAAAGCGGCCGCCCCGCCGTCGCCAGTTCCCTTCCGCTGTCACCGGCACCTGTGCTCTCCGGAGCCGGGGCCGCGCCGCCGTACTTCACCGGGCTGCTCCCGGAGGGCCGGCGGCTGAACGCTCTGCGCCGATCCATCAAGACCAGCGCGGACGATGACCTCTCGCTGCTCATCGCCGCCGGCGGCAACCCGGTGGGTGACGTGCAGATCGTGGGCCACGGCGAGCCGCTGGACCCGGAGGAGCACGCCGTCGAGGTGGACCCGCGCAGGCCCGTAGACTTCGACGAACTGTTGGGCGACTCAGGACTGATCGACCCCGTGGCGCTCGCCGGTGTGCAGGACAAGCTCTCCGCCGGAATGATCTCTACGCCTGTGGCCAGCGCGGGACGCCGGTTTATCCTCAAGCTCAACGCCCCGGAATTCCCGCACGTGGTGCAGAACGAGTTCATCATGTTCCGTTACGCGGCGAAGCTGCGGATTCCGCTGAGCCGGGTGCAGCTCATGCGTGACGTCGCCGGCAGGCCGGGGCTGCTGGTGGAGCGGTTCGACCGGGTGCCCCTGGAAGCCGGTACGGCGGCGGGCGCGCCCGGCGGCCCGGACCCGGTGCAGCGACTCGCCGTCGAGGACGGCGCGCAGGTACTGAAGCTGTACCCGGCGGACAAGTACAACGTGGGGTTCGGAACGGTGTGCCATGCACTCGCCGATTACTGCTCGGCACCGCTGCCGGCGCTCCGGAACCTCGCCATCCAGGCCGCCTTCGCCCTGCTCAGCGGCAACGGCGACCTGCATGCGAAGAACGTGTCCATGGTTCAGCAGCCGCACGGGGAATGGTCCATTGCGCCCGTCTACGACATCCCCTCCACAGTGGTCTACGGCGACAAGACGCTCGCCCTGACGCTCGGCGGCAAGCGCAGCGGCATCTCGCGGAAGCACTTCCTCGCCTGGGCCACGGGACTGGGCCTGCCCGAGCGCACGGCGGTGCAGGCGGTGGATCTGGCGCTGAAGGCGGCCGGCCCGCTGCTGGCTGATCTGGAGGCCGGGACGGCCTTCGCTTCAACGGCGGTCACAGCAACGGCCACCGCAGCAACGGCCGCCGCTCGAACGGACGACGGCGGCGTCTCGCCTTTTCCGGACATGGTCACCAGGGCGTGGGTCAAGGAGCTCAAGCACCGGCGGAGGCTGCTGGAGGGGTAA
- a CDS encoding type II toxin-antitoxin system Y4mF family antitoxin has translation MAHRFTTQLAAAVRARRADLRLSQQDLADMAGVSERFVRFVEQGKPSLRLDTLLALLETLGLELELGTRTSAAAHALVTQPSELPVTQPPPHGPPSAAPLEGSEPSAREDRP, from the coding sequence GTGGCTCACCGCTTTACCACGCAGCTCGCCGCGGCCGTCCGCGCCCGGCGCGCTGACCTCCGCCTGAGCCAGCAGGACCTCGCCGATATGGCAGGAGTCTCCGAACGCTTCGTCCGCTTCGTCGAGCAGGGCAAGCCGAGCCTCCGGCTGGACACCCTGCTGGCCTTGCTGGAAACGCTCGGGCTTGAGCTGGAGCTCGGCACCCGGACCAGCGCCGCCGCCCACGCGCTGGTGACCCAGCCGTCGGAGCTGCCGGTGACACAACCGCCCCCGCACGGACCGCCGTCGGCGGCCCCGCTGGAAGGCAGCGAGCCCAGCGCACGGGAGGACCGGCCGTGA
- a CDS encoding FadR/GntR family transcriptional regulator, which produces MNLSDSRTAGPQSGAPTFPLARLSAAEAVFNAIRSDIRSGALAVGAKLSSEASLASQYGVSRSVIREALRSCTALGLTVTKTGRGTFVVADHVANDLVLGQFSARDLTEARPHIEVPAAGLAAERRTTEDLEILRGMMASMAAETDPEAWVALDSSFHAAIARASGNKVFESVVADIRDALAHQSETLNMVADRQHASDVEHHVILDAIEAGSAADASAAMAEHLRAVGAALDSILNQ; this is translated from the coding sequence GTGAACCTGTCAGACAGCCGGACAGCCGGACCACAAAGCGGAGCGCCCACCTTTCCGTTGGCGCGCCTCAGCGCAGCCGAAGCTGTCTTCAACGCCATCCGCAGCGACATCCGGAGCGGCGCGCTGGCCGTCGGCGCCAAGCTCAGTTCCGAAGCATCTTTGGCCTCGCAGTACGGCGTCAGCCGCTCGGTGATCCGCGAGGCCCTGCGTTCCTGCACTGCCCTCGGCCTGACCGTCACCAAGACCGGCCGCGGCACGTTCGTCGTCGCCGACCACGTGGCCAACGACCTCGTCCTGGGCCAGTTCTCGGCACGGGACCTCACGGAGGCCCGGCCACACATCGAAGTCCCCGCCGCCGGCCTCGCCGCCGAGCGCCGCACCACCGAGGACCTGGAAATCCTCCGCGGCATGATGGCGTCCATGGCTGCGGAGACCGATCCAGAAGCCTGGGTGGCCCTCGATTCCAGCTTCCATGCAGCCATCGCCCGCGCCAGTGGCAACAAGGTGTTCGAAAGCGTGGTGGCTGATATCCGGGACGCCCTCGCCCACCAGTCCGAAACCCTCAACATGGTGGCCGACCGCCAGCACGCCTCCGACGTCGAGCACCACGTCATCCTGGACGCCATCGAAGCCGGGTCCGCTGCAGACGCCAGCGCCGCCATGGCTGAGCACCTGCGCGCCGTCGGTGCGGCGCTCGACTCCATCCTTAATCAATAA
- a CDS encoding asparaginase, whose product MPSPAMPASHSLSAPPAPAAILPRHEPLAFQTRDGLVESVHYGSLIATAADGRTLLSAGEPEAAFYPRSSLKPLQSVAMVRAGLDLPADLLALTAASHSGAARHLDGASRILELHGLTPAALENSTDLPYGVREREQWLRDGGRPTQLAQNCSGKHAAMAATCVINGWPVQGYLGPSHPLQKLVAETVTDLTGEEPAGISTDGCGTPLFALTLAGMVRAFGRLASAELADGASAPESPEAAVAHAMRRHPDMVAGEGRDVTELMRLLPGALAKDGFEGVQLVGLPDGRAIAVKISDGGDRARMPVTVRALEALDVDTSALGGIATGAVLGGGRQVGLLQAADFSSLSPTDDVL is encoded by the coding sequence ATGCCTTCCCCCGCCATGCCGGCAAGCCACTCCCTTTCCGCGCCTCCCGCACCAGCAGCGATCCTGCCGCGTCATGAGCCTCTCGCCTTCCAAACCCGCGACGGGCTGGTCGAAAGCGTCCACTACGGCTCCCTGATCGCCACCGCCGCCGACGGCCGCACCCTGCTCTCCGCGGGCGAACCCGAGGCCGCCTTCTACCCCCGGTCCTCGCTCAAGCCCCTGCAGTCCGTGGCCATGGTCCGGGCGGGACTTGACCTGCCTGCCGACCTGCTGGCCCTCACTGCCGCCAGCCACTCCGGCGCAGCCCGCCACCTCGACGGCGCCAGCCGCATCCTGGAACTCCACGGGCTCACGCCCGCAGCTCTCGAAAACAGCACCGACCTTCCCTACGGCGTCCGCGAGCGCGAGCAGTGGCTGCGCGACGGCGGCCGGCCCACGCAGCTGGCCCAGAACTGCTCCGGCAAGCATGCTGCCATGGCCGCCACCTGCGTCATCAACGGCTGGCCCGTGCAGGGCTACCTCGGCCCCTCCCACCCGCTGCAGAAGCTTGTGGCCGAAACTGTCACCGACCTGACCGGTGAGGAACCCGCCGGCATCAGCACCGACGGCTGCGGCACCCCGCTGTTCGCCCTCACCCTCGCCGGCATGGTCCGCGCCTTCGGCCGCCTCGCCTCGGCCGAACTTGCCGACGGTGCGTCCGCCCCCGAAAGCCCGGAAGCCGCCGTCGCACATGCCATGCGCCGCCACCCGGACATGGTGGCGGGCGAGGGCCGCGACGTCACGGAGCTCATGCGCCTCCTGCCCGGCGCCCTGGCGAAGGACGGCTTCGAAGGCGTCCAGCTGGTGGGGCTGCCGGACGGACGCGCCATCGCCGTCAAGATTTCCGACGGCGGTGACCGGGCCCGGATGCCAGTCACCGTCCGCGCGCTGGAAGCGCTCGACGTCGACACCTCCGCTCTTGGGGGCATCGCCACCGGCGCGGTCCTCGGCGGCGGCCGCCAAGTGGGCCTGCTGCAGGCCGCAGACTTTTCCTCCCTGTCCCCGACCGACGACGTTCTTTAA